GATCACAATGAGCGACAACGAACCGTCCGATCCCGACCGGCCCGAGCGGCCGCGGTTTGGTGAGTATTCGAACGAGAAGCCGGCACGACCGCAGTTCGGTGAGTACGCGTCACCGGAAGAGCAGCGTGCGGCCATTCGAGTGCCGGCCACCGAAGACAACGAGTCGGTTCCGATCGAGAGCCACGGAGACGAGAAGAAGACACCCGAACACGCTGACCGTCTTCATCCGCATATGCCGGCGAACCGGCATCCTCAGGCAAAGTCAACGATGGCAGACGATGACCCGGTCGCCGAAGCCCGTCGGCGCACTGACCGCTTCTCCACATTTCTGCTGCTCGGAGTCGGCCTGTTCAGTGTGCTCTCGACGGCACCGTCACTGCTCCAGTTGCCGCGGATGCTCACGGAGGCGTACTCGCAGTTCGGCATGGGGGAGTACACGAACACGTCGCTCGGCACCACGATCGGGTGGGTCATCCTCGTCATCTACGCGGGCCTCTGGATCGCCGCACTCGTGCTTTCGCTGCGTCGCCTGGCCGCGCGAAAGAGAACCTGGTGGGTTCCGTTTGTCATCGGCGTTGTTGCGAACCTCGTCTACATCATTCTCTTGACTGTCGCGATGGTGAACGACCCCGCATTTATGCAGTACGTCAATGGAATGAGCGGTTGACGCTCGCTGACCCTTCCGTGTCCGGCGCCTTCCTCGTCGTGTGGCAAAGTGAATTGCAGAGAATAGCCGTGTCGTCGCAGCGAGTTCACGACATTTCTCTGCGAGTCGACGCAGATGTCAGCCCTCTTCTGCCGGTTCGAGCTCGGGGAAGACCACCTCTGTGCCGAAGAGTCCCTCTCCGATAACCGCTCGCTGGGGCGCGTTGTTGAAGAGGAGCTGCGTCACATCGGGGCGGCTGTAATGTCCGGCAGGGTCGGCAGCATTCTTGGCATAGCTGATGGATTCGACGTTCACGTCCGCCACGACGAACCCTTCGTCATGAGGGTCGAGATTTTCCGAGAGCTGTGATGAGTCGGGGCCGAAAATCGTGGCGAATCCGCCGCCCCCGTTGTAGATCGTCGGTATCGATCCATCTGCGCACACGAACGTCTTAATGCCTTCGTCGCTCATGATCTGGGTGCTGGCGAGCACAAAGCAGCTCCCTTCGAGAGCGTATGTCTTCGATGCTCCGATGTTGGCCTCGTGAGACAACGCCGGGACGGCGTCGAGGATGCCGAAGCATGGCCACCCCGCGACGTGGATCTGCTCGTTCTGTGCGTACATCGCGTATTTGGTCAGAGGCTGCAGGTGCTCCCAGCAGTTGAGCGCTCCGACGAGACCAAGTGCTGTGTCCACGACCTGAAGATCCGAGCCGTCGCCTTCACCGAAGAGGGTGCGCTCAACGTGGGTTGGCTTGAGCTTTCGGCGATGGATCAGAATCTGCCCCTGCGCTCCGATCACGGTCTGGGACATGTAGAGCGAGCCATGCGCCTTTTCACTGAACCCGATCGCGATCATAATGCTGTTGTCACGGGCAGCTTCGCGGATCGCTTTCATGTGGGGCCCACCGACTGTCATCGAGTTCGCGTGATAGCGGCCGACGAAGGGCATCTGCTCTGGTGCGGGCAGGCTCCAGAGAAACACCGGGTACCCGGGGATCCACGTCTCGGGGAACGCAATCAGATCGACGTCCTGGGTGGCTGCGGACTCGATCAGACCGATCGTCTTCGAAACGGTGCCGTCGATGTCGAGCCAGACCGGCTCAGCTTGAACGGCAGCAAGTCGTATTGCGTTGGTCATGTTTACCTCCATGATCTCGACGGGAGAGAGAACGTGGAATCAGACTATGCACGTGACACATCGTACGATCGGCCGATAGTGCAATAGTTTCGGCGTTTTGTGCACATTCGTCTGGGTCCGGACAACTTCGTCGTTAGCACGCAGCCGGATCGATGTAACGGAGAGATACTGGGTTCACTTGTTCCGCCGACGAAAGGTGGATTGTGACTACCTCAACTGCCAAGACGGCCGAGGAGTGGGAACAGCTCGTCAGCCGAAGTTTCGTTCCGCTTGCGTGTGACACGATCTCTCCGGACTTCGTCGGCGCAATCGACGAGTTCAAACCGAGCCCCGCGATCAAGGTCATGAGAGTGCAGTCCCAGGCGACGATCGTGCGTCGCACTCCACGGCTTGCGTCGCGGGCCGTTAGCGACGATATCCATATCTCCCTGCAGCTTCGGTCGACGGGAACCGTGCATCAGGGCGAACATTCGATGAAGGTTCGACCGGGGACGATTGTGCTCTACAAGACGAACAAGCCTTATCTCCTTGATTACTCTGAGCCCAACCAGAATCAGATAGTCGTGCAGATCTCGCGCAGGGCCCTCGGCCTCTCAGCGAGAAACATCGACGACGCGTGCGCTCGGATAGGCGTGGGTGAGACCGGCGCGAAGCATGTCTTCGCGAGTTACCTCACCGAGTTGATGAAGCAGTCCATCCGACTGGGAACGAGCGAGATTCTTGACATGGCACACGTGGCTGGTGAGCTGGCCTCGAGCATGATCAAATCGACGCTTTCCACTGGCCGCGTCGTTCCCGAGACGTCCCGTGCGCTTTTCGTCACGATCCAGGAATTTATTCGAGAGAACGCCGCATCGCCGGCGCTGACGCTCGACGAGATAGCGCACGAACACTACATCTCTCGCCGCAAGCTCTTCGATTTGTTCTCTGAATTCGATCACACACCTGCGTCGTACATGCGCCAGGAGCGCTTGAATCTTGCGGCCGAAGCCCTGATGACGAACACACGTCCCATCTCGTACATCGCCTATTCATCTGGGTTTGTCGATGTGACGACCTTCGCGCGGGCCTTCAAAAAGCAGTACGGATGTGCGCCGCGGGACTGGCGGCGCATGGTGGCCGCGCGTGATCTGTCATAAACGAACCGGGAACCGCGTTCAACGAAGAAGTGACGCTCCAGCTCAGCGTCACTGTGCATTGACTGCCAGTCGTTCACGCGCGCAGGGAGGAGAGAGTACTCGCGAACGCCTCGACCACGGAGGCCAGTTTGGTCGGTGCTTCCAGAGGGATGAGATGCCCGCTATTCGGGATGACAGTCAGCTCGGCGTTCGCCAGGTGGGGGAGCAGGTTGCGGCGCAACACGTCGGTCGGCTCCACCTGATCGTTTTGTCCGGTGATTACCAAGGCAGGCACCGTTACTCGAGCGATCTCCGCGCTAATGTCCTGGGCGATGCCGTGGAGCGGCCATTCTGCTGCGGCACCCGTCGCACTACTTCGTGAATCCTTAACGACCTGCGCCTTCACTGCATCTGTGAGCGCTGTCGCGGTGAGGACGTTGTCGCGTGCCCACGCCGCGGATTGGTCGCTGTCGTATGCGTGAGAAAGTTCTTCCTGATATTCGGGAGTGATCACATCGGCTGGCCTCGCCGGCGCCGGGGCGACGAGTATGACGCCGCGTAGACCATCCGGACGCGTCGCCGCGACGAGCTGGGCTACTTTGCCTCCCAACGAGTGGCCGACGAGTACGAAGTCCGCGATCTCGGCGTCCGCAATGACATTGAGCGTGTCGGTCGCGAGCTGATTCAGCGAAAACGGGCCGGGGAGAGACCTCGATCTGCTCCATCCGCGGAAGTCGATGGTGACGATGTCCCGCCCTTCGAGGCCGGCGACGACGGGCGCCCAGGTGAGGGCCGATCCGCCCCAGTAGTGCACGAAGACCAATGTCGGTCCGGTACCGTGTACGTGATCGTACACCGGCAGATCGTTCGTCATTGTTGCGTTCATTGCTGGTTTCCCATCGGTCGTCATTTATGGTCTTGATGCTCTTCATTCAACTGTGATATCTCCGGCGTGGCAGTAGGACGA
The Paramicrobacterium chengjingii DNA segment above includes these coding regions:
- a CDS encoding DUF6264 family protein; its protein translation is MSDNEPSDPDRPERPRFGEYSNEKPARPQFGEYASPEEQRAAIRVPATEDNESVPIESHGDEKKTPEHADRLHPHMPANRHPQAKSTMADDDPVAEARRRTDRFSTFLLLGVGLFSVLSTAPSLLQLPRMLTEAYSQFGMGEYTNTSLGTTIGWVILVIYAGLWIAALVLSLRRLAARKRTWWVPFVIGVVANLVYIILLTVAMVNDPAFMQYVNGMSG
- a CDS encoding carbon-nitrogen hydrolase family protein, giving the protein MTNAIRLAAVQAEPVWLDIDGTVSKTIGLIESAATQDVDLIAFPETWIPGYPVFLWSLPAPEQMPFVGRYHANSMTVGGPHMKAIREAARDNSIMIAIGFSEKAHGSLYMSQTVIGAQGQILIHRRKLKPTHVERTLFGEGDGSDLQVVDTALGLVGALNCWEHLQPLTKYAMYAQNEQIHVAGWPCFGILDAVPALSHEANIGASKTYALEGSCFVLASTQIMSDEGIKTFVCADGSIPTIYNGGGGFATIFGPDSSQLSENLDPHDEGFVVADVNVESISYAKNAADPAGHYSRPDVTQLLFNNAPQRAVIGEGLFGTEVVFPELEPAEEG
- a CDS encoding helix-turn-helix domain-containing protein — translated: MTTSTAKTAEEWEQLVSRSFVPLACDTISPDFVGAIDEFKPSPAIKVMRVQSQATIVRRTPRLASRAVSDDIHISLQLRSTGTVHQGEHSMKVRPGTIVLYKTNKPYLLDYSEPNQNQIVVQISRRALGLSARNIDDACARIGVGETGAKHVFASYLTELMKQSIRLGTSEILDMAHVAGELASSMIKSTLSTGRVVPETSRALFVTIQEFIRENAASPALTLDEIAHEHYISRRKLFDLFSEFDHTPASYMRQERLNLAAEALMTNTRPISYIAYSSGFVDVTTFARAFKKQYGCAPRDWRRMVAARDLS
- a CDS encoding alpha/beta fold hydrolase, with translation MTNDLPVYDHVHGTGPTLVFVHYWGGSALTWAPVVAGLEGRDIVTIDFRGWSRSRSLPGPFSLNQLATDTLNVIADAEIADFVLVGHSLGGKVAQLVAATRPDGLRGVILVAPAPARPADVITPEYQEELSHAYDSDQSAAWARDNVLTATALTDAVKAQVVKDSRSSATGAAAEWPLHGIAQDISAEIARVTVPALVITGQNDQVEPTDVLRRNLLPHLANAELTVIPNSGHLIPLEAPTKLASVVEAFASTLSSLRA